Genomic segment of Triticum urartu cultivar G1812 unplaced genomic scaffold, Tu2.1 TuUngrouped_contig_1408, whole genome shotgun sequence:
GCCATCCCGGCGACGGTGGAGATGATGAGCGCCTGCCCGGTCGGGTTCAGGTGCGCCCTCGCCCACGGCAGCATCCTCACGCTCGCTAGCTGCAGAGAAAGACACGGGGGAAGAAGACAGTGAGATGCATGATTGTTGTATCTTGGGGATGCTTGCAAGATAGCGGCGCCAGCCGAGAAACGTGTACTTACGGTGGGGACTGCGGCAGCGACGGCGGCGACTGCCGCGGCCTTGGCTCCGGCCATGGCAGCCTCTGCAGTTTCGGATCAACATAGGAATGTTAATCAAGATCAGTTTCAGCAGACACATAAGCTGCAATGAATTGGATATACGAGCAGTGCTGGGCTGAGGCCGGAACCAGTCGTCGTTGGTTAGTACCTCTGGAGCAGCGGTTGGCGGCGGCGAGCCTCTGGTCGAGGTAGGCGCGGGTCACCGTCGACATGTTGGCCGAGATCCCAAGGAAGTGAACTGGTAGTAGCAGTGTAGTATCAGCAGTAGTAGTGAGACAGTGTGACAGTGTGAGTGAGATGGATAGGAAATGTGGTCTGGCCGGATTTATATAGGTTGCAGGAAACCGGCAACCGGCGTGCGCGCAAGAAGACGATTTGATACGGTGGGAAGGCAAGCGAGACCGTGGTTTTGGCCTTCTGGGCGGTGGTTCAGGCGAGCTGGCTATACCGGCGGGCGGGCAGAGCACAGGTGGCGCCGCTCGTTGGTCACAGTATAAAAGCCATCTCACGTGCACTGCACTCCACTGCAACTGGATAAGAGGAGGCAGGGAGCGTGCGTAGGATAACACTACACCAAGAAGAGCATGTGGGC
This window contains:
- the LOC125526688 gene encoding early nodulin-93-like isoform X1 → MSTVTRAYLDQRLAAANRCSREAAMAGAKAAAVAAVAAAVPTLASVRMLPWARAHLNPTGQALIISTVAGMAYFIVADKTILSMARKHSFEDAPDHLKNTSFN